The following proteins are co-located in the Shouchella hunanensis genome:
- the queG gene encoding tRNA epoxyqueuosine(34) reductase QueG produces the protein MDYERLKQKLVVYSQSIGVDKLRITTADPFLSLKDRLIQQQERGYASGFEHPILDERVDPSLSLKEVRTIISIAVAYPSKLANAPKSEKGSRRGFFSRSSWGIDYHDVLNDRLKKIEQFLFVECGTVETVRMVDTGALSDRAVAERAGIGWSAKNTFIITPELGSYVFLGNILTTLPFPPDEPIEDLCGSCQKCIDACPTGALVEPGVLNAQACLSYQTQTKGFMPEEYRSKIGNHLYGWDTCQLVCPYNKNKDHHQHEEMKPDPEKVKPLLLPLLTMSNKTFKAEFGHMAGSWRGKKPIQRNAIIALAHYKEESALPTLLDLLIKDPRPVIRGTSAWAIGKISKSEKEEKALEDAKKNEQDENVLNEIEKGLSFIREKK, from the coding sequence ATGGATTATGAACGACTAAAGCAAAAATTAGTAGTGTACAGTCAATCAATAGGTGTAGATAAGCTAAGGATCACAACCGCCGATCCTTTTTTGTCTTTAAAAGACCGGTTAATACAACAGCAAGAACGGGGCTATGCGTCAGGATTTGAACATCCAATTCTTGACGAAAGAGTCGATCCATCTTTAAGTTTAAAAGAAGTTCGCACCATAATTTCGATTGCGGTTGCCTATCCGTCAAAGCTCGCTAATGCCCCAAAAAGTGAGAAAGGAAGCAGACGTGGTTTTTTTTCTCGTTCATCTTGGGGAATCGATTATCATGATGTATTAAATGACCGTTTGAAAAAAATCGAACAATTTCTGTTTGTGGAATGTGGTACCGTTGAAACCGTTCGAATGGTTGACACAGGTGCATTGTCAGACCGAGCAGTAGCGGAACGAGCAGGCATTGGCTGGAGTGCAAAAAATACGTTTATTATTACCCCAGAGCTTGGTAGCTACGTGTTTTTAGGAAATATTTTAACGACACTTCCATTCCCTCCAGATGAGCCAATAGAAGATTTATGCGGATCGTGTCAAAAATGTATTGATGCGTGTCCAACTGGTGCGCTTGTTGAGCCCGGTGTGTTAAACGCACAAGCCTGTCTTTCGTATCAAACGCAAACAAAAGGATTTATGCCAGAAGAGTATCGATCAAAAATTGGAAATCATTTATATGGATGGGACACCTGTCAGCTTGTTTGCCCATATAATAAAAATAAGGATCATCATCAGCATGAAGAGATGAAACCAGACCCAGAGAAAGTGAAGCCGTTACTGTTACCATTATTAACGATGAGCAACAAGACGTTTAAAGCCGAGTTCGGTCATATGGCGGGCTCTTGGCGTGGAAAAAAACCAATTCAGCGAAATGCGATTATTGCGCTTGCTCATTATAAGGAAGAATCCGCTCTTCCTACTTTGCTAGATCTGTTAATAAAGGATCCAAGACCAGTGATTCGTGGAACATCTGCATGGGCAATCGGAAAAATTAGTAAAAGTGAAAAAGAGGAAAAAGCATTGGAAGATGCGAAAAAGAATGAGCAAGATGAGAACGTGCTAAATGAAATTGAAAAAGGTCTTTCCTTTATAAGAGAAAAGAAATAA
- a CDS encoding M42 family metallopeptidase: MKFRKEEAIVLLEQLVQIPSPSGFTEQAMTFVERFLEANKITYTKLRKGAIVATIAGESEEKQRMLTAHLDTLGAIVKELKPNGRLKIDLIGGFAYQSIEGEYVTIHKSDGSIATGTVVVHQSSVHVYKEARTIERNQQTMEVRVDEQVHTIDDLRQLGLDVGDFISFSPRFERTSSGFIKSRHLDDKASVSLLLTLLKEVKTEQVTLPYTTHFLFSNNEEIGYGGNAGIPDNVVEYVAVDMGAIGDGQQSDEYTASICVKDSSGPYHYGLRNHFVQLCQNHQIPYKLDIYPYYGSDASAAIRSGHDIVHGLIGPGIEGSHSMERTHERSLEATYHLLHAYVTSNMYK; the protein is encoded by the coding sequence ATGAAGTTTAGAAAAGAAGAAGCAATTGTATTGCTTGAACAGCTTGTACAGATTCCAAGCCCTTCTGGATTTACAGAGCAAGCGATGACATTTGTTGAACGATTTTTGGAAGCGAACAAGATTACTTATACGAAGCTACGCAAAGGCGCCATTGTTGCAACGATAGCAGGGGAAAGTGAAGAGAAACAACGGATGCTAACCGCACACTTAGATACACTTGGAGCGATTGTGAAAGAATTAAAACCAAATGGTCGCTTGAAAATTGATTTGATTGGTGGTTTTGCATATCAATCCATTGAGGGAGAATACGTCACTATTCATAAAAGCGACGGCAGCATCGCGACAGGTACGGTCGTGGTGCATCAATCCTCTGTCCATGTATATAAAGAAGCACGAACGATTGAACGAAATCAACAAACGATGGAAGTTCGAGTGGATGAACAGGTTCATACGATTGACGACCTTCGTCAACTTGGATTGGATGTTGGTGATTTTATTAGCTTCTCGCCACGATTTGAAAGGACGTCTTCTGGTTTTATTAAATCGAGACATTTAGACGATAAAGCAAGCGTTAGTTTATTATTAACGCTCCTAAAAGAAGTGAAAACGGAGCAGGTAACGCTTCCTTATACCACTCATTTTCTCTTTTCCAATAATGAAGAGATTGGGTATGGGGGAAATGCAGGCATTCCGGATAATGTTGTCGAATATGTGGCAGTTGACATGGGGGCGATTGGAGACGGGCAACAGTCAGACGAATATACTGCATCCATTTGTGTAAAAGATTCTAGTGGTCCGTATCATTACGGACTGCGTAATCACTTTGTTCAGTTATGTCAAAACCACCAGATTCCGTATAAGCTAGACATATATCCATACTATGGCTCTGATGCATCTGCAGCAATTCGCTCAGGACATGATATTGTTCACGGTCTCATTGGACCGGGTATTGAAGGTTCACACTCAATGGAGCGAACTCATGAACGCTCTCTAGAAGCGACATATCATCTGTTACACGCATACGTTACATCAAACATGTATAAGTAA
- a CDS encoding GNAT family N-acetyltransferase yields the protein MIRKAVMTDCQAIHQLIRSSFQIYKHDPVTASALHETRLSIALRLSQKEEAFVCMKENRIVGCVFFRHDEKTCSFFRLSVDPSYQGQGISKLLLKSVEKEALHRQCLELTCETREVNIPFYCKQGYQKVSFNNHSSLYVFKKALNMSKKTWQCA from the coding sequence TTGATACGTAAAGCTGTAATGACTGACTGCCAAGCCATTCACCAATTAATTCGATCGTCTTTTCAAATATATAAGCATGACCCGGTCACCGCATCTGCCCTTCATGAAACAAGACTTTCCATTGCTTTACGGCTGTCTCAAAAAGAAGAAGCGTTTGTCTGCATGAAAGAGAATCGCATCGTTGGCTGTGTTTTTTTTCGACATGATGAAAAAACGTGCTCTTTTTTTCGATTAAGCGTTGATCCGTCCTATCAAGGGCAAGGAATTAGTAAACTTTTACTTAAAAGCGTTGAGAAAGAAGCGTTGCATCGCCAATGCCTCGAACTCACTTGCGAAACGAGAGAAGTGAATATTCCTTTTTACTGCAAACAAGGCTATCAGAAAGTATCCTTTAACAACCACTCTTCCTTATATGTATTTAAAAAAGCATTGAACATGTCAAAAAAAACATGGCAGTGTGCGTAA
- a CDS encoding Dps family protein, producing MAHEKIQAVLNKQVANWSVLYVKLHNYHWYVKGPHFFTLHEKFEELYNEAGETVDELAERLLAIKGQPVATMEEYLKLTSIDEATKQISADEMVADLVRDYEKIADELKAGIDVCGSLEDDATEDMLIGLKESIEKHAWMLRAYTKQTSDVRS from the coding sequence ATGGCACATGAAAAAATTCAAGCAGTCTTAAATAAGCAAGTAGCGAACTGGAGTGTTCTTTATGTAAAACTCCACAATTATCATTGGTACGTAAAAGGACCTCACTTTTTCACCCTACATGAGAAATTTGAAGAGCTTTACAATGAAGCAGGTGAAACCGTTGATGAACTAGCTGAGCGTTTATTAGCGATAAAAGGACAACCTGTTGCCACAATGGAAGAATATTTAAAACTAACATCTATTGATGAAGCAACGAAGCAAATTAGCGCAGACGAAATGGTTGCTGACCTAGTAAGAGATTATGAGAAAATTGCTGATGAGCTAAAAGCTGGTATTGACGTATGTGGCTCACTTGAAGACGATGCGACGGAGGATATGCTAATTGGTTTAAAAGAATCCATTGAAAAGCATGCATGGATGTTGCGCGCCTACACAAAACAAACGTCGGATGTACGTTCATAA
- a CDS encoding methylated-DNA--[protein]-cysteine S-methyltransferase, which translates to MRVITRFYVKELDTAIGRMAVVTSDKGLAHVTFGAVNKVNLTARLMRFGLKPEWYDLKEDESLLVCDQLTEYLNGERQDFDVPIDLIGTPFQKKVWSALRTIGYGETKSYKDIAEMIGAPKAVRAVGGANNQNPLPIVIPCHRVIGSNGAMVGYGGGLPTKERLLALESKMKIS; encoded by the coding sequence ATGCGCGTTATAACAAGATTTTATGTGAAAGAGCTAGATACAGCTATTGGACGAATGGCTGTTGTCACGAGTGATAAAGGGTTAGCTCATGTAACATTTGGAGCAGTGAATAAAGTCAATTTAACGGCTCGGTTGATGAGATTTGGGCTAAAGCCAGAGTGGTATGATTTGAAAGAGGATGAATCACTTCTTGTGTGTGATCAGTTAACTGAGTATTTGAATGGAGAGCGACAAGATTTTGATGTGCCGATTGATTTAATAGGTACACCTTTTCAGAAAAAAGTGTGGTCAGCTTTGCGTACAATTGGATACGGTGAAACAAAAAGTTATAAAGACATTGCGGAGATGATTGGTGCTCCAAAAGCAGTACGAGCGGTCGGTGGGGCAAACAATCAAAATCCCCTCCCCATTGTTATTCCTTGTCATCGCGTTATCGGCTCAAATGGAGCAATGGTAGGGTACGGCGGAGGGTTGCCGACGAAAGAACGGTTGCTTGCCTTAGAATCAAAAATGAAGATCTCATAG